TTGAGAGGCTTAAGACTGGTGCATAGCCATCTCAAAGAAGAAAGCTTAAACCAAGAGGATTTGACCGACTTAGCTTTATTACGTTTAGATTATATAACTGCGATTACCGTAGATGACAAAGGACTTCCTCGTTCTTATTATTCGGCCTATGTAAATCCAGAAGACGAAGAAGGAGAACCTTGGAGCGTTCTTCCCAAAAAGAACCCAGGGCAATTAGAAGAAGGGATCTTAGAAGAGATCCTGGATATTGAAAGCCGGATGGCGAGATATCGCCGCAATCTAAAAGGCGCGCAAAAAGAAAACCGCGCGTTCCTGGTTGGAGTTTATCCGGAGCACAATCGCGTCCGACCTCCTAGCCAATCCATCGAAGAATTAAAAGAGCTCTGCAGGACCGCAGGAGTCCACGTTGTGGATTCATTTATCCAAAGAAAGAATCGTTTAGATCCTTCTACTGTATTAGGAAAAGGTAAATTAGAAGAGATTGTATTGAAAGCGATCCAGAAACAGGTTGAGCTCTTAGTATTCGATCTGGAATTAACTCCTTCTCAAGCTAAGAAGATCTCAGACTACGCGGATCTGAAAGTATTGGATAGAACTCAATTGATCTTGGACATCTTTGCAAGAAATGCAAAGAGTAGAGACGGTAAACTCCAAGTCGAACTCGCTCAGTTAAAATATCTGAAAGGAAGACTTTCGGAATTGGATGATAATATGTCCAGGCTGACCGGGGGAATCGGCGGAAGAGGTCCCGGAGAAACCAAACTCGAGATCGGAAAACGTAGAGTCGAAGAAAGGATCTCTCGACTCGAGCAGGAATTAAAATCCCTCAAGAAACGAAGAGAGATCGCAAGAAGAAGACGCAAGAAAAACGAGATCCCTGTTTGCGGAATCGTAGGCTATACCAACGCCGGAAAGTCCACCCTTCTAAACGCAATGACCAATTCTACAGTTCTTTCCGAAGACAAGCTATTCGCGACCTTGGATCCTACTTCCAGAAGGATACGCTTTCCAGAAGAAAGAGAGATCATTATCTCCGATACGGTTGGATTCATACACGACCTTCCTCCAGAATTATCCAATGCGTTCAAAGCAACCTTGGAGGAATTGGGAGATTCCGATCTCTTAGTCCACGTTGTGGATATTTCCAATCCTGATTTCAGACAGCAAATGGAAGCAGTAGAAACTATATTAGAAGATTTGAATCTATCCGATGTGCCCAGGATCTTAGTTTACAATAAGATAGATGGACTCCCAGAAGAAGCACGCACCGAACTCCTAAGAGAAGCCGACGCGGACACTATCTATGTATCCGCAGTCCAAGGATTCGGATTACAAACTCTCTTGGACAGAATAGAAGAAAGGATCTACGCGCAAGCAGAAGCCAAACTTTTTGAATCGAAACTGCTGGAAGAAGAGAACGAAGAATGGAAAGAGGAAACCGAAAAGACTTATGTCTGAAGGTTTAAAAATGAGATGCGGGGCTTAGACTAAGCCCGCTAATTTCTCTTGGTCTAGAGCCAAACGAATGACGGAGTTCACGTAGGTCTCGCGATCCGATCTTCCGCTGATATAATCTTGATAAACGGATTGTAATAGCAGGTAAAACATTCTTTCCGTCTCCTAAGAGAATGGTCGGACCACTTCTGATCTCTCATAAGCGTTTTTTCCTGCCTAGACTTTTTTCTTGCCGAACCATCCAAGCACGGAAACCTGAATAAAGTGGCTCCTCTTTCCGAAATACAGATCCGAGAACTAAAGAATCTGGCAACAAATGCCGGTATTCCCTTCCGCGAAAACTCGGATCTAAGCGTGCATTGTTCCTTTAAGATAGGAGGGATCTCTCCTTTTATCGCCGAGCCTGAGACAAAGGAGCAGATCCAAGAAACCATTCATATCTTCCGCAAACTGGACCTGCCATGGAAAATTCTTGGCGGAGGAACCAATATACTTATCTCCGATCATCCAAACAACTTTGTGATCCTAAAACTCTCCGGTGGATTCAAAGAATACAAGGACTTGGGCGGAGGATTATTCGAAGTCGGAGCCGCTACCAATACCACTCCTATCTTTCGCCAAATTTCTCAGAAAGGTTATACTGGAGCCGAATTCCTGAGCACAATCCCGGGTTGGACCGGAGGAGCAGTGATCCAAAACGCTGGCTGCTACGGAGGAGAACTTTTCGATCTGATCCAAGAAGTGGAATTTTTAAGAGGCGAGGAAGTTTTCAAACGAAAGCCTTCTGAAATAGAGCACGGCTATCGTTTCACTGAGTTTTTAAAGAAGAAGGACTCGATCATTCTTTCCATACGCATCCAGCTAAAAGAAGGAAATCTAGAAGAGATTGAGGCTTCTCTCAAAGAAAAGAGAGATAAGAGGAATTCTTCCCAGCCGCAGAACAAAAAAAGCGCCGGATCCATGTTCAAGAATCCCAAAATTTTCGACGAAACCGGAAAAGAAACCAAGGCTTGGCAGTTCATAGATCGTGTAGGACTGAGAGGAACAGTAGCAGGAGGCGCCCAAATTTCTCCGGAGCATTGCAATTTTATCGTAAATACCGGAGGAGCAAAGGCTTCCGATGTAAATCAATTGGTCTCTCTCGTCCAAGAAAAAGTAGAGAAAGAAACGGGCGTGATTTTAGAAAGAGAAGTAGAATACTTCGGTTCTATTCCCTAATCCAGGAAGACCAAATGCCAATAGTTCGAGATCCGGAAGATAAAAAAGAAAGAATCCTTAGCTCTGCTCTGAAATTATTCACAGAGAAAGGATTCGAAGGAACACCTATTCCTGATCTAGCCAAAGACGCCGGGATCGGAGCCGGAACTATCTACCGGTATTATAAAAACAAAGAAGAGTTAGTAAACGAGCTCTATAGATATTGGAAAAACAAACTCAAAGAAACCTTAGCAACAGGGTATCCTGAAAAAGCAAAATCCAAGGATCTATTCTTACATCTTTGGATGGCACTTGCAAATTTCTACGATAAGTATCCGGAAGCTTTCGAATTTTTAGAATTGCATTATCATTCTCCTTATTTGGACCAAGCCAGCAAAAAGGCCACAACACAAACTATGGAATTCATTTGCGGTTTCTTAGAAGAAGCCAGAACAAAAGGAGACATTCGCTCTGACCTAGGTTCCATGGAACTAGTTTCCCTTTGCTATGGAAGTTTTGTAGGAATGGTAAAAATGGCCAAGGGCGGATACATTCAATTGTCTCCCGAAACATTACGCAATTCCGGATTAACACTTTGGAAGGCATTAGCGAAATAAATTATTCTATTTTGGATACTATCCTTTCTTCTGAATTTCGATCGAATCGATTCTCAAACATTCCCTTCTTAAAATAAATTTCTTCACATACAAAAAGCGGAAACAGAATTCCGACTGAACCAAGCACAAAGCCTTCAAATTCTCTTTTCTTCGATCAGATAGATTTATAATATGTTAATATATTATTATATTCTTCTATCTCTTGGAATCGGAATTCCGATTCCGAAGTTGTGAAGGAAATAAATTCAGCAATCTGTCAATCTTACCTTGACAGTAATGACCGTTAGTCGAAACCTTCGGCCTTGTTTGAAAAAGAAAATTTGAAAATGGTAACTTGGATGGAAAATAATACACTTTCAGAGACAGTAAGTATTTCCTCGGAGCCAGAGCTCACACCCGATACTGATTCCGCAAGAGATGATAAGGAGGCGAATCACGAAAAAACACAGAGAAAGCAGGATGAGTCCAAAGCGAGGATCATCCGATCCGCCATGAAACTTTTTGCTGAGAGAGGCTTCTTCGAGACTAGAATTCCGGAGATTGCAGCTCACGCAAAGGTAGGAGTAGGTTCTTTATATAGGCATTTTAGGAATAAGGATGATATTTTCAACGAGGCATTTAGAACAGCCGCGCACGAATTTTCCAAGTTCTTCGATGAGGCCTCGCTCAAGAATTCTTCCCCTAGAGAAAGATTTTTCGACTTTTGGCAGGGGCTTGGAACCTTCTCTCATCGAAAGCTGGACCAGCTTATTTTGATAGAGAGAAATTTATCTTCTTACCTATTGGATGAGGAAAGTAGAAAAGAAGCAAACCTACTTCGAAAGAAGATCTCCGATTATTTCACTCCTTTTCCGGGAGAAACACATCTACAGTCCGTATATCCTTCCATTATCTTGGGTTCCTTTACCGGAATTTTAAGATCCCAAGCGATCTCGGACAAACGCTTGGAAACTGCGATCCTAAAAGAATCTGCAGAAATGCTTTGGGATGGATTTTCAAAACTGCCGAAATCGGAACCGAATAAAAAGAAAGAAAAGCAAAACAGAAAATCCTGAGATTAGGATTCTCTTGGTGTTATATAGGGCCCGGAGTTTTCACGCCGGGCTCTTTTTA
Above is a window of Leptospira semungkisensis DNA encoding:
- the hflX gene encoding GTPase HflX, whose amino-acid sequence is MRWYRFTRRRETNLISKLSGNLSGLKSNQIQRLKKLSERRIRENVIITPEVSRTLTELSFEINRQVGVLIDRNGYVTHVMVGSDSSIDIPWLDRIRTSEARLRGLRLVHSHLKEESLNQEDLTDLALLRLDYITAITVDDKGLPRSYYSAYVNPEDEEGEPWSVLPKKNPGQLEEGILEEILDIESRMARYRRNLKGAQKENRAFLVGVYPEHNRVRPPSQSIEELKELCRTAGVHVVDSFIQRKNRLDPSTVLGKGKLEEIVLKAIQKQVELLVFDLELTPSQAKKISDYADLKVLDRTQLILDIFARNAKSRDGKLQVELAQLKYLKGRLSELDDNMSRLTGGIGGRGPGETKLEIGKRRVEERISRLEQELKSLKKRREIARRRRKKNEIPVCGIVGYTNAGKSTLLNAMTNSTVLSEDKLFATLDPTSRRIRFPEEREIIISDTVGFIHDLPPELSNAFKATLEELGDSDLLVHVVDISNPDFRQQMEAVETILEDLNLSDVPRILVYNKIDGLPEEARTELLREADADTIYVSAVQGFGLQTLLDRIEERIYAQAEAKLFESKLLEEENEEWKEETEKTYV
- a CDS encoding TetR/AcrR family transcriptional regulator translates to MENNTLSETVSISSEPELTPDTDSARDDKEANHEKTQRKQDESKARIIRSAMKLFAERGFFETRIPEIAAHAKVGVGSLYRHFRNKDDIFNEAFRTAAHEFSKFFDEASLKNSSPRERFFDFWQGLGTFSHRKLDQLILIERNLSSYLLDEESRKEANLLRKKISDYFTPFPGETHLQSVYPSIILGSFTGILRSQAISDKRLETAILKESAEMLWDGFSKLPKSEPNKKKEKQNRKS
- a CDS encoding TetR/AcrR family transcriptional regulator, producing the protein MPIVRDPEDKKERILSSALKLFTEKGFEGTPIPDLAKDAGIGAGTIYRYYKNKEELVNELYRYWKNKLKETLATGYPEKAKSKDLFLHLWMALANFYDKYPEAFEFLELHYHSPYLDQASKKATTQTMEFICGFLEEARTKGDIRSDLGSMELVSLCYGSFVGMVKMAKGGYIQLSPETLRNSGLTLWKALAK
- the murB gene encoding UDP-N-acetylmuramate dehydrogenase; this translates as MAPLSEIQIRELKNLATNAGIPFRENSDLSVHCSFKIGGISPFIAEPETKEQIQETIHIFRKLDLPWKILGGGTNILISDHPNNFVILKLSGGFKEYKDLGGGLFEVGAATNTTPIFRQISQKGYTGAEFLSTIPGWTGGAVIQNAGCYGGELFDLIQEVEFLRGEEVFKRKPSEIEHGYRFTEFLKKKDSIILSIRIQLKEGNLEEIEASLKEKRDKRNSSQPQNKKSAGSMFKNPKIFDETGKETKAWQFIDRVGLRGTVAGGAQISPEHCNFIVNTGGAKASDVNQLVSLVQEKVEKETGVILEREVEYFGSIP